From one Pontibacillus sp. HMF3514 genomic stretch:
- a CDS encoding ABC transporter permease — MILRKSILRHITEKKFQYFGVIVLLLISIMLYVSMSMAISTLDTRNQQFKESYNQEDFHFIVSEDIHEEQLSAWEDNFDVQLEKRSYTDVEYQSEDTTLRVFSLTDEINKPYISEGELPEKQGEIAVSPPFAKAHNLKVGDSINVNNQELKVTGMMYLPDYIYILERVSDLINDPKSFGLAITGKDTLNNLSNKSVAQVMGEGLSEEEIASFKDNVVENYSLLRWMNSNENPRIEFVESEIESSEAVITTLPLFILVLSVMMVLMILKRQLDLQRKEIGTLMALGYRKKELMRHYLSHAGVIGIIGTLLGLIAGAVLSIPFTNLYSEYYNLPSISYFDWDVMVLVIGFIVPNVVLLIMTYFVIRKPLKQSPLDLLSPKDVSKGKKSMFERLPFFKKGNFISRFRLRLLVRKKTRAIYIFIGVMFSSILLIFGFVTYNSMDDIVETTYKKIFTYDYGVYYNSLQQGSLEEGASPFTNAEISVQQLNGKEDIKVDQKVSIYGVKPESDQIQLLNDDEEILNERAEKGFVVSKPLASVLELEKGDELTIGNAYNDKTITKVVEGVANVYIGFSVYYQLDEVNSFIGYPEGVYTAKWTNTEPGDSGNILYVENKKDAIENFESTSELTRYSVMGIAGFAFLIGVIVLTLITNLIVEENSPSISLLKVMGYKDNEISKMVLNVYTPIVFITYMVSIPIAYYSIDGMMTSLVEQTGFSLPVNLNWFMIVLGFVIIMVTYFVSLWISKRKLKKVSLQEALKKQQD; from the coding sequence ATGATTTTACGAAAAAGTATTTTACGTCATATTACAGAGAAGAAATTTCAATATTTCGGCGTAATTGTATTACTTCTTATATCGATCATGCTATATGTGTCCATGTCGATGGCCATATCAACATTGGATACGCGTAATCAGCAATTTAAAGAATCATATAATCAAGAAGACTTTCATTTTATTGTGAGCGAAGATATTCATGAAGAACAGCTTTCCGCATGGGAAGATAACTTTGATGTCCAACTTGAAAAACGTTCATATACGGATGTGGAATATCAATCAGAAGACACAACACTTCGTGTGTTCTCTTTAACAGATGAGATTAATAAGCCCTATATATCAGAAGGTGAATTGCCTGAAAAGCAAGGAGAGATTGCCGTTTCTCCACCTTTTGCTAAGGCACACAACCTTAAGGTAGGGGATTCAATTAATGTGAATAATCAGGAACTTAAGGTTACAGGAATGATGTATCTTCCTGATTATATTTATATATTAGAAAGAGTTAGTGATCTAATAAATGATCCTAAGTCATTTGGACTTGCGATAACAGGCAAGGATACGTTAAATAACCTATCAAATAAATCAGTTGCTCAAGTGATGGGGGAAGGACTAAGTGAAGAAGAAATTGCTTCATTTAAAGATAACGTAGTAGAAAACTATTCTTTATTGAGATGGATGAACTCTAACGAAAATCCACGTATTGAATTTGTGGAATCAGAAATTGAGAGTTCTGAAGCGGTCATTACCACTCTACCGTTATTTATTTTAGTCTTATCAGTCATGATGGTGCTAATGATCTTGAAACGCCAACTGGACTTACAGCGTAAAGAAATAGGTACTTTAATGGCATTGGGCTATCGAAAGAAAGAGTTAATGAGACATTATTTGTCACACGCAGGTGTAATTGGAATCATAGGAACTCTATTAGGACTAATTGCAGGAGCTGTACTATCCATTCCATTTACCAATTTATATTCTGAATATTACAATCTTCCAAGTATTTCTTACTTTGATTGGGATGTAATGGTTTTAGTCATTGGATTCATTGTTCCAAATGTGGTCTTACTGATCATGACTTATTTTGTGATTCGTAAACCATTGAAACAATCGCCACTGGATTTGTTGTCACCTAAGGATGTCTCTAAAGGGAAGAAATCCATGTTTGAGCGCTTACCTTTCTTTAAAAAAGGAAACTTTATTTCTCGCTTTCGATTACGTTTACTCGTAAGGAAAAAGACACGTGCTATCTATATCTTTATAGGTGTCATGTTCTCTTCCATTCTATTAATATTTGGATTTGTAACGTATAACTCTATGGATGATATCGTTGAGACCACTTATAAAAAGATTTTCACCTACGACTATGGAGTGTATTACAATTCCCTTCAGCAGGGTAGTCTAGAGGAGGGAGCAAGTCCTTTTACAAACGCTGAAATTAGCGTCCAGCAACTGAATGGGAAAGAGGATATAAAAGTTGATCAGAAAGTTTCCATTTATGGTGTGAAACCAGAAAGTGATCAAATTCAACTTCTAAATGATGATGAAGAGATATTGAATGAGAGAGCTGAAAAGGGATTTGTTGTTAGCAAGCCATTGGCTTCCGTTTTAGAATTAGAAAAAGGTGATGAACTTACCATAGGGAATGCATATAACGATAAAACGATAACTAAAGTAGTGGAAGGCGTAGCGAATGTGTACATTGGCTTTTCAGTATATTATCAACTTGATGAAGTTAACTCCTTTATAGGTTATCCGGAAGGTGTTTACACTGCAAAATGGACGAATACTGAACCAGGTGATTCAGGAAATATTTTGTATGTTGAAAACAAAAAAGATGCTATCGAAAACTTTGAATCCACATCTGAATTAACGCGTTATTCTGTTATGGGGATCGCTGGATTTGCATTTCTGATTGGTGTCATTGTACTAACACTAATAACAAACCTTATCGTTGAAGAGAATTCACCTTCTATTTCCTTGTTAAAGGTTATGGGATATAAGGATAATGAAATTTCGAAAATGGTTTTAAATGTTTATACACCAATCGTATTTATAACTTATATGGTGTCGATTCCTATTGCTTATTATAGTATTGATGGAATGATGACCTCCTTAGTAGAACAAACAGGGTTCTCACTACCAGTTAATTTAAACTGGTTTATGATTGTTCTTGGATTTGTGATTATTATGGTTACGTATTTCGTATCTCTATGGATTTCGAAGCGTAAGTTGAAAAAGGTATCTTTACAAGAAGCGTTGAAAAAACAACAGGATTAG
- a CDS encoding ABC transporter ATP-binding protein, whose protein sequence is MSIVLSNVNKIYKSGEVNVHALKEASIEIPNKKIVAILGPSGSGKSTLLNVIGGIDRHDSGSIQVDDHQLDKMKDKDLTEYRRHSLGFIFQQYNLIPTLTVEENVEVGRQLSQNPLDMKDILEKVGMWDKKDKFPHQLSGGEQQRVAIARALIKNPRVLLCDEPTGALDEETGKKILKLLQYVNETYGTTVCIITHNNGIGEMAHKVIRMKSGEITEHFYNEAPVDPEKVNWV, encoded by the coding sequence ATGAGTATTGTTTTATCAAACGTTAACAAAATTTATAAAAGTGGTGAAGTCAATGTTCATGCATTAAAAGAAGCATCCATAGAAATTCCAAACAAAAAGATTGTTGCCATTTTAGGGCCATCAGGGTCTGGAAAATCAACTTTACTTAATGTAATTGGAGGAATTGATCGACATGACAGTGGTTCGATTCAAGTTGATGATCATCAATTAGATAAAATGAAAGACAAAGATTTAACGGAGTATCGCCGTCATTCACTAGGGTTTATTTTTCAACAGTATAATCTGATTCCAACTTTAACTGTAGAAGAAAATGTTGAGGTAGGAAGACAATTAAGTCAAAACCCTCTAGATATGAAAGATATTTTAGAAAAAGTAGGGATGTGGGATAAAAAAGATAAATTCCCTCATCAGTTAAGTGGAGGAGAACAGCAGCGTGTTGCTATTGCACGAGCGCTCATCAAAAATCCAAGGGTGCTCTTGTGTGATGAACCTACTGGAGCATTAGATGAAGAGACAGGAAAGAAAATATTGAAATTACTACAGTATGTAAACGAGACTTATGGAACAACTGTATGTATTATCACGCATAATAATGGAATTGGAGAAATGGCACATAAAGTTATACGTATGAAGAGTGGGGAGATTACTGAACACTTTTATAATGAAGCGCCTGTTGATCCAGAGAAGGTGAACTGGGTATGA
- a CDS encoding DNA polymerase IV, translated as MSKYYPKKGRVIFHVDMNSFYASVEMTRNPELKGKPLAIAGNPEERKGIVVTSSYEARAKGVKTTMPLWEARRLCPELIVMRPNFEHYREASREIFSILSDITPYVQPVSIDEGYMDITECEDQGTPLEIAERIQQTILDRLELPCSIGIAPNKFLAKMASDMKKPMGITVLRKRDISHKLWPMEIGEMYGVGQKTAEKLQSIEIRKIGDLAKADVMQLKSLLGINGERLRNRANGEDNRPVDPDAVSEFKSIGNSQTLPHDTTDEQEIQRLIRRLSQKVADRMDRKEVYARNLQIMIRYHDRKTITRSKQLHDYIHQVDDIYEYAMRLLEEHWNQDPIRLLGVTAQDLTEKQDAAMQLNLFTYEEEAKHEKLYSTIDQLTEKYGSNPFKKLKTPNNSKAPTTSFQKDFLDDYRKK; from the coding sequence ATGTCGAAATACTATCCGAAAAAGGGACGCGTTATTTTTCACGTAGATATGAACAGTTTCTATGCTTCAGTGGAAATGACACGCAATCCAGAATTGAAAGGAAAACCTCTTGCCATAGCGGGAAATCCTGAAGAGCGTAAAGGAATTGTTGTTACAAGTAGCTATGAAGCTCGTGCTAAAGGTGTTAAAACCACGATGCCTTTATGGGAAGCGAGACGGTTATGTCCTGAGTTAATTGTGATGCGTCCAAACTTTGAGCATTATCGTGAAGCTTCTCGTGAGATTTTTTCGATTCTGTCTGACATTACACCCTATGTCCAACCTGTATCGATTGATGAAGGATACATGGATATTACAGAATGCGAAGATCAGGGGACACCTTTAGAGATCGCAGAACGTATTCAACAAACTATTTTAGATAGATTAGAGTTACCTTGTTCAATTGGAATTGCCCCAAATAAGTTTCTAGCAAAAATGGCTTCCGATATGAAAAAGCCGATGGGGATTACCGTATTACGGAAAAGAGATATTTCACATAAACTTTGGCCAATGGAGATTGGTGAGATGTATGGTGTTGGGCAAAAGACAGCTGAAAAATTACAATCAATTGAGATTCGTAAGATCGGTGATTTAGCTAAAGCGGATGTTATGCAACTAAAAAGTCTTTTGGGCATTAATGGAGAACGTTTACGAAACCGGGCTAACGGCGAAGATAATCGCCCTGTTGATCCCGATGCGGTTTCAGAATTTAAAAGTATTGGAAACTCACAAACATTGCCGCATGATACAACAGATGAACAGGAGATCCAACGCTTAATTAGGCGGCTGTCTCAAAAGGTTGCAGATCGTATGGACCGAAAAGAAGTCTATGCTCGAAATCTCCAGATCATGATTCGTTACCACGATCGGAAAACGATTACGAGAAGTAAACAGCTCCATGATTATATTCATCAAGTAGATGATATTTATGAATATGCTATGAGGTTATTAGAAGAGCATTGGAATCAGGACCCCATTCGTTTATTAGGTGTAACCGCTCAAGACTTAACGGAAAAACAAGATGCAGCTATGCAGTTGAACTTGTTTACTTATGAAGAAGAAGCTAAACATGAAAAACTCTATTCGACAATCGATCAACTCACTGAAAAATATGGTTCAAATCCTTTTAAGAAATTAAAGACTCCCAATAATAGCAAGGCACCAACAACAAGTTTTCAAAAGGATTTTTTAGATGATTATAGAAAGAAATAA